Proteins from a genomic interval of Chitinophagales bacterium:
- a CDS encoding ABC transporter ATP-binding protein produces the protein MTLIIQNLTKTYNNGVKAIDNLNLEIGTGMFGLLGPNGAGKSSLMRTLATLQLPDRGILTFNGIDILKDQMSLRKILGYLPQDFGVYPNVSAEELLDYFAVLKGIVSKKERKIIVTEVLHLTNLYEVRKKAVSGYSGGMKQRFGIAQLLLNKPKLIIVDEPTAGLDPAERNRFLNVLREIGTNNTVIFSTHIVEDVKELCTELAIMNGGKILQKTSPSASLKNIEGKIWAIHADKNTLEGFKKTHRVLSSNYNEDHTLSIRVFAETQPNEHFHSTPPNLEDVYFIALQA, from the coding sequence ATGACGCTAATCATTCAAAATCTTACAAAAACCTACAACAATGGTGTGAAAGCCATTGACAATCTCAACCTCGAAATAGGAACGGGAATGTTTGGCTTACTTGGCCCTAATGGTGCTGGGAAATCTTCTCTGATGCGAACCCTCGCTACACTCCAACTGCCAGACAGAGGGATTCTGACTTTCAATGGAATAGACATCCTGAAAGACCAAATGAGCTTGCGAAAAATACTGGGTTATTTACCGCAAGACTTTGGTGTCTATCCCAACGTTTCGGCAGAAGAACTACTGGATTATTTTGCAGTATTGAAGGGAATTGTCTCCAAAAAGGAACGCAAAATCATTGTAACAGAAGTATTGCATCTTACCAATTTATATGAGGTCAGGAAAAAAGCTGTCAGTGGTTATTCAGGTGGCATGAAACAGCGTTTTGGCATCGCTCAACTACTGCTGAACAAGCCCAAACTCATCATTGTGGATGAACCGACTGCTGGCTTAGACCCCGCTGAACGAAATCGTTTTTTGAATGTTTTGCGAGAAATCGGTACGAATAATACCGTTATTTTTTCGACTCATATTGTGGAAGATGTAAAAGAACTTTGTACCGAGTTGGCGATTATGAACGGTGGAAAAATTTTGCAGAAAACCAGTCCTTCCGCTTCTTTGAAAAACATTGAAGGAAAAATATGGGCAATCCATGCGGATAAAAATACTTTGGAAGGTTTCAAAAAAACACATCGAGTATTGTCCTCCAATTACAACGAAGACCATACGCTTAGCATTCGAGTATTTGCAGAAACGCAACCAAATGAACATTTTCACAGCACTCCGCCCAATCTCGAAGATGTCTATTTCATCGCTTTGCAGGCTTAA
- a CDS encoding CPBP family intramembrane glutamic endopeptidase, with protein MQINQKTFKLLAILSLLVMSPIGLVLVVFLQGETLSHLFFSSNFSWTTQVLIGTGYGIAGAAIATSLLKIPFFAPVKSFFGETFKGIQLSIFDILLISICVGIGEELLFRAGIQPFLGIWLTSIVFVMAHGIYLDPRKTPFFVVGLFMVLLSSGLGYLFEYVSITAAIVAHAVYDAISLGVIVKSEDTLS; from the coding sequence ATGCAAATCAACCAAAAAACATTTAAACTTTTAGCCATTCTAAGTCTATTGGTCATGTCGCCAATAGGCTTAGTTTTAGTAGTTTTTCTACAAGGCGAAACCCTCTCCCATTTATTTTTTTCCTCCAATTTTTCTTGGACTACCCAAGTTTTAATCGGCACAGGATATGGCATTGCAGGGGCTGCAATCGCTACTTCTCTCCTAAAAATTCCCTTTTTTGCGCCTGTCAAATCTTTCTTTGGCGAAACCTTCAAAGGCATCCAACTCTCTATTTTCGACATTTTACTGATTTCAATTTGCGTAGGCATTGGAGAAGAACTTTTGTTTAGGGCTGGTATTCAGCCGTTTTTGGGAATTTGGCTTACTTCCATTGTTTTTGTAATGGCACACGGTATTTACCTTGACCCACGCAAGACCCCTTTTTTTGTGGTCGGATTGTTTATGGTTTTGTTGAGTTCGGGCTTGGGTTATCTTTTTGAATATGTGAGCATTACAGCAGCCATTGTAGCCCATGCGGTGTATGATGCAATCAGTTTGGGGGTGATTGTAAAATCAGAAGATACTCTATCTTAA
- a CDS encoding DUF434 domain-containing protein: MPNKQKHRGQHPNDQKLFAPKFTPILQAATSDLSWLLSKGYAEKAALKLVGDRFKLTERQRKAIQGAACSDASQKSRQEKHCSIETLKDSHVFIDGFNLLITIESALSGGFIFKGQDGSRRDLASVHGTYKRVSETIEAIELVGQTLKELKVEKATWYFDKPVSNSGRLKTLIYEVIEGKGLDWDVQLVYNPDKELIVSPSIDNIVVSADSMVLEGAKKWFNLGAYIMDKHINLLNLIDLSCSPQT; this comes from the coding sequence ATGCCCAACAAACAAAAACACCGAGGACAACACCCAAACGACCAAAAACTCTTTGCGCCAAAGTTCACTCCAATTTTGCAAGCCGCAACCAGTGATTTATCTTGGTTGCTCTCTAAAGGTTATGCCGAAAAAGCAGCCTTAAAACTCGTGGGCGACCGCTTCAAACTCACCGAGCGACAACGGAAAGCCATACAAGGCGCAGCTTGCTCGGATGCCTCCCAAAAAAGTCGACAAGAAAAACATTGCAGTATCGAAACATTGAAGGACAGCCATGTATTCATTGACGGCTTCAATCTGTTGATTACCATCGAAAGTGCCTTATCGGGCGGTTTTATCTTCAAAGGACAAGATGGCAGCCGTCGAGATTTGGCAAGTGTGCATGGCACCTACAAAAGGGTGTCGGAAACCATTGAAGCCATTGAGTTAGTTGGACAGACATTGAAGGAATTGAAGGTAGAGAAAGCGACTTGGTATTTTGACAAACCTGTTTCCAATAGTGGCAGATTGAAGACTTTGATATATGAGGTCATTGAAGGAAAAGGTTTGGATTGGGATGTGCAGTTGGTCTATAACCCTGATAAAGAGCTGATTGTTTCCCCTTCCATAGACAACATTGTGGTTTCGGCAGATAGTATGGTATTGGAGGGCGCAAAAAAGTGGTTCAATTTGGGGGCATACATTATGGACAAACACATAAATCTGCTAAATTTGATAGATTTAAGTTGCAGTCCTCAAACATAG
- a CDS encoding DUF4058 family protein, with translation MAYIFPGMDPYLEGYLWSDVHHALAYKIREQLTPLLRPKYVARLEQYTIEDTNPSEDVGIMYPDVGVLLRKKDVKLKKYVFDDGHTQTLSPVSVSVPTLTSVKVRIPVIEIKDAATNRLITVIEILSPVNKRVPGLKPYRRKRRKLHQSKVHLLEIDLLRRGTRPLSHPILEDTTYLVGLTRSESALTDFWKIKLENALPVVPVPLLREDKDVPLNLQKAIEEVYEDAGYDISIDYNSEPPPPKLPEEEWEWIKGLVKEN, from the coding sequence ATGGCTTATATTTTTCCAGGAATGGATCCTTATTTGGAAGGTTATCTATGGTCAGATGTCCACCACGCTCTTGCTTACAAAATTCGAGAACAACTAACCCCCTTGCTTCGTCCCAAATATGTGGCTCGCCTCGAACAATACACCATAGAAGATACCAATCCATCTGAAGATGTGGGGATTATGTATCCCGATGTAGGCGTTTTGCTTCGTAAAAAAGACGTAAAGTTAAAAAAATATGTATTTGATGATGGACATACCCAAACTCTTTCTCCTGTTTCGGTATCTGTTCCGACATTGACCTCTGTAAAAGTTCGTATTCCTGTTATAGAAATAAAAGATGCTGCTACCAATCGGTTGATTACAGTTATTGAAATATTATCTCCTGTCAATAAGCGTGTGCCAGGTTTGAAGCCTTATCGTCGAAAACGCCGCAAACTGCACCAATCCAAAGTACATCTTTTAGAAATTGATTTGCTTCGAAGGGGAACTCGCCCCCTTTCTCATCCTATATTGGAAGATACTACTTATTTAGTAGGTTTGACTCGTTCAGAATCTGCCCTAACTGACTTTTGGAAAATAAAATTAGAGAATGCACTTCCAGTTGTACCTGTTCCACTTTTGAGGGAAGACAAAGATGTACCCTTAAACCTTCAAAAAGCGATTGAGGAGGTATATGAGGATGCAGGCTACGATATTTCTATTGATTACAACTCTGAACCACCACCTCCAAAACTACCAGAAGAAGAATGGGAATGGATAAAAGGGCTGGTAAAGGAAAATTGA
- a CDS encoding M28 family peptidase, with translation MKHLFLILTLCFSLLANAQMQEIIDLPTYEKANESNDNQQNTEELDELSMKYAATITAEDMKKHLTILASDEYGGRGTGEEGQQKAAKYITEYYQKWSLPTIGKGNGYYHPVPLIQQGWSDDLSIEVKGKQFDFSDDFYCFPQYTSDIHLKNEKILFLGYGIEDPFYDDYAGVNVKGKTLMVLSNEPINKEGVFYVSKMDIPSEWSTNSRKKAQAARDKGANTLLVVVNDYKENAAYYENWIKGTSIKLQNDIKKRANGMNTIFISPQIANELLKKNKVTVEELESQINESGKPFSFKIKNKATIDIERYAKLIEANNLLGFVEGTDLKDEVIVVTAHYDHIGTIGKDINNGADDNGSGTTTVLEMVEAMVQAKKDGHGPRRSILFMHVTGEEKGLLGSEYYANTDPVFPLTQTVACINTDMVGRKDDKHTNYNYVYVIGADKISTELHEINERMNRLYTHLDLDYTYNDENDPNRFYYRSDHYNFAEKGIPSIFFFNGTHADYHKPTDTVEKINFEAMQNRGRLIFHTLWQLANQDKRIEADKL, from the coding sequence ATGAAACATTTATTTTTAATATTGACTTTATGTTTTTCGCTTTTGGCAAATGCCCAAATGCAAGAAATCATAGATTTGCCTACTTATGAAAAAGCCAATGAGTCCAACGATAACCAGCAAAATACGGAAGAGTTAGATGAACTTTCTATGAAATATGCGGCAACTATCACCGCAGAAGATATGAAAAAACACTTGACCATCTTGGCCTCAGATGAATATGGAGGGCGAGGTACGGGGGAAGAAGGTCAGCAAAAAGCTGCAAAATATATCACAGAGTATTACCAAAAGTGGAGTTTGCCCACCATCGGGAAAGGAAATGGTTATTACCATCCTGTGCCATTGATTCAACAAGGCTGGAGTGATGACCTTAGCATTGAAGTAAAAGGTAAACAGTTTGATTTTTCGGATGATTTCTACTGTTTTCCACAATATACTTCTGATATACACCTAAAAAATGAGAAAATATTATTTTTAGGATATGGTATTGAAGACCCATTTTATGATGATTATGCAGGTGTAAATGTTAAAGGCAAGACACTCATGGTGCTGTCCAACGAACCTATCAATAAAGAAGGTGTTTTCTATGTTTCCAAAATGGATATTCCATCGGAATGGAGTACCAATTCTCGCAAAAAAGCACAGGCGGCTCGTGATAAAGGTGCAAATACACTCTTAGTAGTAGTAAATGACTACAAGGAAAATGCGGCTTACTACGAAAATTGGATCAAAGGCACTTCGATAAAACTGCAAAATGACATCAAAAAGCGGGCAAATGGCATGAATACTATTTTCATCAGCCCACAAATTGCAAACGAACTTTTGAAGAAAAACAAGGTGACGGTTGAAGAATTGGAGTCGCAAATCAACGAATCAGGTAAGCCTTTTAGCTTCAAAATCAAAAACAAAGCAACGATTGATATTGAACGATATGCCAAACTTATTGAAGCCAACAACCTACTCGGCTTTGTAGAAGGAACGGACTTGAAAGATGAAGTCATTGTAGTAACTGCTCATTACGATCACATCGGCACTATCGGCAAAGACATCAACAACGGTGCAGATGACAATGGTTCTGGCACGACTACGGTTCTCGAAATGGTTGAGGCAATGGTACAAGCTAAAAAGGACGGTCATGGCCCTCGCCGTAGTATTTTGTTTATGCACGTTACGGGCGAAGAAAAAGGGTTATTGGGTTCAGAATATTATGCCAACACTGACCCCGTTTTTCCTTTGACGCAAACTGTGGCGTGTATCAATACGGACATGGTGGGTAGAAAAGATGACAAACACACGAATTACAACTATGTCTATGTGATTGGTGCAGACAAAATAAGCACTGAACTCCACGAAATCAATGAGCGTATGAACCGCCTCTATACTCATTTGGACTTGGATTATACCTACAACGATGAAAACGATCCCAACCGTTTTTACTACCGTTCTGACCACTACAATTTTGCAGAAAAAGGTATTCCTTCCATCTTTTTCTTCAATGGCACTCATGCCGACTACCATAAGCCAACAGATACAGTAGAGAAAATCAACTTTGAAGCGATGCAAAATCGTGGTCGTTTGATTTTTCATACGCTTTGGCAATTGGCGAATCAGGACAAACGCATTGAAGCGGATAAACTATAG
- the iscU gene encoding Fe-S cluster assembly scaffold IscU, which produces MAYSEKVLDHYNNPRNVGTLDKSNKNVGTGLVGAPECGDVMRLQIEVEEGTGLIKDAKFKTFGCGSAIASSSLATEWLKGKTVDEAIGIDNMDIVEELNLPPVKIHCSVLAEDAIKAAINDYRVKQGLEPIEQEHSIVH; this is translated from the coding sequence ATGGCATATTCAGAAAAAGTATTGGATCATTACAACAACCCTCGCAACGTAGGAACTTTGGACAAAAGCAACAAAAACGTTGGTACAGGATTGGTAGGTGCGCCCGAATGTGGCGATGTGATGCGTCTTCAAATTGAAGTGGAAGAAGGTACTGGCTTGATTAAAGATGCAAAATTCAAAACATTTGGTTGTGGTTCTGCAATTGCGTCTTCTTCTTTGGCTACGGAGTGGTTGAAGGGAAAAACTGTGGATGAAGCGATTGGTATTGACAACATGGACATCGTGGAAGAATTGAACTTGCCACCTGTAAAAATTCACTGTTCTGTATTGGCAGAAGATGCAATCAAAGCGGCAATCAATGACTACCGAGTGAAACAGGGCTTAGAGCCAATTGAACAAGAACACTCTATCGTACATTAA
- a CDS encoding iron-sulfur cluster assembly accessory protein: MIFISEEAKKQVKKLKEDAGIGEDYFVRVSVVGGGCSGLSYKMDFDNESKPNDQVFEDKGEKLVTDLRSFLYVCGTTLEFSRGLDGKGFHFSNPNASRSCGCGESFAV; this comes from the coding sequence ATGATTTTCATTAGCGAAGAAGCAAAGAAGCAAGTTAAAAAATTGAAGGAAGATGCGGGTATTGGCGAAGATTATTTCGTGAGGGTATCTGTGGTAGGAGGAGGCTGTTCGGGTTTGTCCTACAAAATGGATTTTGACAATGAATCTAAACCCAATGACCAAGTTTTTGAAGACAAAGGTGAAAAATTGGTGACAGACCTTCGCAGCTTCTTATATGTTTGTGGAACGACTTTGGAGTTTTCTCGTGGTTTAGACGGCAAAGGTTTTCACTTTAGCAATCCAAATGCTTCCCGTTCTTGTGGATGCGGTGAAAGTTTTGCAGTTTGA
- a CDS encoding IscS subfamily cysteine desulfurase produces MSGLKLPIYLDNSATTPTDPRVVETMIPYFYEKMGNASSRNHPFGWVAEEAVDYAREQIAQLIGASSSKEIIFTSGATEADNLALKGVADMYARRGNHIITVKTEHKAVLDTCKQLEKEGCTVTYLEVGSDGLITPEQVREAMTDKTILVSVMMVNNELGVRQPIEEIAKVAHEGGALFMSDATQAVGKIPVDVEAMGIDLMAFTAHKMYGPKGIGALYVRRKRPRVKVTAQMDGGGHERGMRSGTLNVPGIVGFGKAAELARLEMDEESKRLRYLRDKLENELMQMEETYLNGHPDHRVPHISNISFKYVEGEGLMMGFNQEIAVSSGSACTSASLEPSYVLIALGLDDELAHSSLRFSLGRFTTEEQIDYAIEKVRNAVNRMRDLSPLWEMYKEGIDVSTVEWAEH; encoded by the coding sequence ATGTCAGGTTTAAAGTTACCGATTTATTTAGACAATAGTGCAACGACCCCTACTGACCCAAGGGTTGTGGAAACGATGATACCTTATTTTTATGAAAAAATGGGGAATGCTTCTAGCCGAAACCATCCTTTTGGTTGGGTTGCAGAAGAGGCTGTGGACTATGCACGTGAACAAATTGCTCAGTTGATTGGCGCAAGCAGTTCTAAAGAAATCATTTTTACTTCGGGTGCTACGGAAGCTGACAACTTGGCTCTCAAGGGAGTGGCAGATATGTATGCCCGACGAGGCAATCATATCATTACAGTAAAAACCGAACACAAAGCAGTTTTGGACACTTGCAAGCAGTTAGAAAAAGAAGGCTGTACAGTGACTTATTTGGAAGTTGGTTCAGATGGTTTGATTACGCCTGAGCAAGTGCGTGAGGCCATGACCGACAAAACCATTTTGGTGTCTGTAATGATGGTCAACAATGAGTTGGGAGTTCGTCAGCCAATTGAAGAAATCGCCAAAGTAGCGCATGAAGGTGGTGCTTTGTTTATGTCCGATGCAACACAAGCTGTGGGTAAAATTCCTGTGGATGTTGAAGCAATGGGTATTGATTTGATGGCTTTTACAGCCCACAAAATGTACGGCCCTAAAGGTATTGGAGCTTTGTATGTGCGTCGCAAAAGACCAAGAGTAAAAGTGACTGCACAGATGGACGGCGGCGGTCATGAAAGAGGGATGCGTTCTGGAACTTTGAATGTGCCTGGCATCGTTGGTTTTGGCAAAGCGGCAGAATTGGCTCGCTTGGAAATGGATGAAGAAAGCAAAAGATTGCGGTACTTGCGTGACAAATTGGAGAACGAATTGATGCAAATGGAGGAAACCTATTTGAATGGTCACCCTGACCATCGTGTTCCACACATCTCCAATATTTCCTTCAAATATGTGGAAGGGGAAGGTCTGATGATGGGCTTTAATCAAGAAATTGCGGTTTCTTCTGGTTCGGCTTGTACTTCGGCTTCTTTAGAGCCTTCTTATGTGTTGATTGCCTTAGGATTGGACGACGAATTGGCGCACTCTTCTCTTCGATTCAGTTTGGGGCGTTTTACCACCGAAGAACAGATTGATTACGCTATCGAAAAGGTGAGAAATGCGGTGAACCGCATGAGAGATTTGAGTCCGCTTTGGGAAATGTACAAAGAAGGAATCGATGTTTCTACGGTTGAATGGGCGGAGCATTAA
- the rpiB gene encoding ribose 5-phosphate isomerase B, translating into MIQVAIGGDHAGFEYKAIIKQQLEKQGYDVTDYGPYSSESADYPDYVHPLCNAIEAEEADFGVLICGSANGVAITANKHQKIRAAICWQNELAALARQHNDANVICLPARFISTFNAQSMVEIFLTTDFEGGRHARRVSKISCAI; encoded by the coding sequence ATGATTCAAGTTGCCATTGGCGGAGACCATGCAGGTTTTGAGTACAAAGCCATTATCAAACAACAATTGGAAAAACAGGGTTATGATGTGACGGATTATGGACCTTATTCATCAGAATCCGCAGATTATCCTGATTACGTGCATCCGCTCTGCAATGCTATTGAAGCAGAAGAAGCAGATTTTGGTGTGTTAATTTGTGGTAGTGCAAATGGAGTGGCTATTACCGCCAATAAGCATCAAAAAATCAGAGCTGCTATTTGTTGGCAAAATGAATTAGCTGCTTTGGCAAGACAACACAACGATGCAAATGTAATCTGCCTTCCTGCTCGTTTCATCAGTACTTTCAATGCCCAATCAATGGTAGAGATTTTTCTAACTACTGATTTTGAAGGAGGTCGTCACGCTCGTAGAGTGAGCAAAATTTCATGCGCCATCTAA
- a CDS encoding M1 family aminopeptidase produces MFLKIYTYELKYWLKKTSTYIYFSVFFVFALLTILGTGGFFDEPSTSQSPIQLLNSPHEINYIFQYFNKFFLFLLPAIIGTTLYKDYQGNFHNILYSFPIQKSSYVFGKFLSAFTVVLFIVFSVGLAFVVGEWILGANNPKIGPFNGWGYLHSYAFFVIPNMLIYGLLVFVVVGVSRNIYAGFTTIILLVFLQIITENLFVGHPFLIAISDPFAQNAAMYETQYWTLSEQNTKLIPVWSMVLYNRLFWLSISITLVVIFYRKFSFTQEPISLPFKRKTSKIEAATSIEAQKSTDFQLSNVEYNFSTWQQIKAIFKLSAIDFKYIVKSWMFLILVVFGIFAILFTIGKVTNTGELVLLPLTSLMLSVPMFFFSTIIILITFIFSGMLVHRARMSKSHQLIDATSLPNWVFIGSKILAIIQVQFILLMVMLLCGIAIQVYNGFYDFEVGLYLFHLFVLTFPTLIIWTFASIFIHTLFPNLYLGIFLLLLTWVGKDQLSQIGIHTHLFQFNTPPQLQYSSMNGFGSDLAATFLIHAYWLAFSGLLVISSHLLWKRGFTFSFKERVQIAVTRLKGFVPYAAMTSAILMLILGFKIFQGESYGSFDMNTNKSQENILTHFKKNYEQYKITIQPKITDVKLNIELFPDSKSFQASGKYTIVNSTSKNIDTLLIKTGFDEITSYTINQHNVLISRDSILQFAVHLLKETLLPNDSLVLHFDIKNKSNTVFERNSGVLQNGTFLKSDILPRLGYFLDNDNQNPNDSTAAKVNFYSIDADLIDLETTISTSDNQIAIAPGFLQRKWTENSRNYYHYQTDQKIKFLFAFNSGVFSLQKEYYKGILLEVYHHPTHNFNTSKMMDGLKAAIDYNTQYFSTYQHKEARIIEFPLSEGTYATTMANSIPISEIRFILNPQQSEDKIDLSFYVPAHELTHQWFGNQLIPANALGAKMLTESITEYISLKMYEDYYGKEKALEFLKFQRKRYLRGRTQESETESPLYLVSTKQEYIAYGKGSMAFNTLNHYLGEEQLNIILKYFLEHYQFRTNKYPTTIDLIEHLKKATPTELQYLITDFFETVTFYENKIKDVQIVSIAGNVFEAVIDFEVRKYRGDEEETFIPLNDFIEIGCYNADGVLFAVEKIKVTSPSSKHTLVLNQNPSKVMLDPNYLVMDKNMKDNEWKID; encoded by the coding sequence ATGTTCCTAAAAATATACACTTACGAACTCAAATATTGGCTCAAAAAAACCTCAACTTACATTTATTTTTCCGTCTTTTTTGTTTTTGCTTTGCTGACGATATTGGGAACAGGCGGCTTTTTTGACGAACCTTCCACCTCCCAAAGTCCGATTCAATTGTTGAACTCACCCCATGAAATCAACTACATTTTTCAGTATTTCAACAAATTTTTTCTATTTCTACTCCCTGCCATCATCGGCACGACACTCTACAAAGACTACCAAGGCAATTTTCACAACATCCTCTATTCCTTTCCAATACAAAAATCAAGTTATGTATTTGGGAAGTTTTTGAGCGCCTTTACCGTTGTGCTTTTCATTGTTTTCTCTGTTGGATTGGCGTTTGTGGTAGGAGAATGGATACTTGGAGCAAACAATCCCAAAATCGGTCCATTCAATGGTTGGGGTTACTTGCATAGTTACGCTTTTTTTGTCATTCCCAATATGCTCATTTACGGTTTATTGGTCTTTGTAGTTGTCGGTGTATCCCGCAATATTTACGCAGGATTTACTACCATCATCCTCTTAGTTTTTCTTCAAATCATCACCGAAAATCTATTTGTAGGACACCCCTTCCTGATTGCCATAAGCGACCCTTTCGCACAAAATGCGGCAATGTATGAAACGCAATATTGGACGCTCTCCGAACAAAACACAAAACTCATCCCCGTTTGGAGTATGGTTCTCTACAACCGATTGTTTTGGCTGTCTATTAGCATCACTTTGGTTGTTATCTTCTACCGTAAATTCTCTTTTACCCAAGAACCTATCAGTCTTCCCTTCAAAAGAAAAACAAGCAAAATTGAAGCTGCCACTTCTATTGAAGCACAAAAATCCACCGATTTTCAACTTTCTAATGTAGAATATAATTTTTCTACTTGGCAGCAAATCAAAGCAATATTCAAACTTTCGGCAATAGACTTCAAGTACATCGTCAAAAGTTGGATGTTTTTGATATTGGTCGTTTTTGGCATTTTTGCCATTCTTTTTACCATCGGCAAAGTTACCAACACAGGCGAATTGGTACTCCTTCCATTGACCAGTCTGATGTTGTCTGTACCCATGTTTTTCTTTTCTACCATCATCATACTCATCACTTTTATCTTCTCAGGAATGTTGGTACATCGAGCCAGAATGTCCAAATCCCATCAACTAATAGACGCTACTTCATTGCCCAACTGGGTATTTATAGGGTCAAAAATATTGGCTATTATCCAAGTACAATTCATACTTTTGATGGTCATGTTATTGTGTGGCATTGCGATACAGGTGTACAATGGCTTCTATGATTTTGAAGTCGGTCTATACCTTTTCCATCTTTTTGTACTCACATTTCCAACCCTCATTATCTGGACTTTTGCTTCCATTTTCATCCACACACTGTTTCCCAATCTCTATTTGGGAATATTCCTTTTGCTTTTGACTTGGGTAGGAAAAGACCAATTGTCTCAAATCGGTATTCACACGCATCTATTTCAATTCAATACACCGCCACAATTACAGTACAGCAGTATGAACGGCTTCGGAAGCGATTTAGCCGCTACCTTTCTGATACATGCCTATTGGCTTGCCTTTTCAGGTTTACTCGTCATTTCGAGCCATTTATTGTGGAAACGTGGCTTCACTTTCTCCTTCAAAGAACGCGTCCAAATTGCAGTAACTCGCCTCAAAGGTTTCGTTCCCTATGCTGCAATGACTTCTGCAATTCTTATGCTTATTCTCGGCTTCAAAATTTTTCAGGGAGAAAGCTATGGCAGTTTTGATATGAACACCAATAAAAGCCAAGAAAATATTTTGACTCACTTCAAAAAGAACTATGAGCAATACAAAATCACGATTCAACCCAAGATAACCGATGTCAAGTTGAACATAGAGTTGTTTCCCGACAGCAAATCTTTTCAGGCAAGTGGAAAATACACCATAGTAAACAGTACTTCAAAAAACATAGATACCCTACTTATAAAAACGGGTTTTGACGAAATCACCAGTTATACCATTAATCAACACAATGTACTGATTAGCAGAGATTCTATTCTACAATTTGCTGTCCACCTATTGAAGGAAACACTCCTACCAAATGATAGTTTGGTTCTTCATTTCGACATTAAAAACAAGTCCAATACCGTTTTTGAACGAAATTCTGGTGTACTTCAAAATGGCACATTCCTGAAAAGTGACATCTTACCAAGGTTGGGTTATTTTTTGGACAATGACAACCAAAACCCCAATGACAGTACTGCGGCAAAGGTGAATTTCTACTCCATAGATGCCGATTTGATTGACTTAGAAACAACTATCAGCACTTCGGACAATCAAATAGCAATTGCACCGGGCTTTTTGCAGCGAAAGTGGACTGAAAATAGCAGAAATTATTACCACTATCAAACCGACCAAAAGATAAAATTCCTTTTTGCCTTCAATTCAGGCGTTTTTTCACTTCAAAAAGAATACTACAAAGGCATACTTCTCGAAGTCTATCACCACCCTACACACAACTTCAATACCTCCAAAATGATGGACGGATTGAAAGCTGCAATAGATTACAATACCCAATATTTCAGCACTTACCAACATAAAGAAGCCCGCATCATCGAATTTCCTTTATCCGAAGGAACGTATGCAACAACAATGGCCAACTCGATTCCCATATCCGAAATTCGGTTCATTCTCAATCCCCAACAAAGTGAGGATAAAATTGACCTTTCTTTTTATGTACCTGCACACGAATTGACACATCAATGGTTTGGCAATCAGTTAATCCCCGCCAATGCCTTGGGTGCCAAAATGCTGACCGAAAGCATCACGGAATACATCAGTCTCAAAATGTATGAGGATTATTATGGAAAAGAAAAAGCCTTGGAATTCCTAAAATTTCAGCGAAAACGCTACTTGAGGGGAAGAACCCAAGAAAGTGAAACCGAAAGTCCTTTGTACTTAGTGAGTACCAAACAAGAATACATTGCGTATGGAAAAGGATCGATGGCTTTCAATACATTGAATCATTATTTGGGAGAAGAACAGTTGAATATAATCTTAAAATATTTTTTAGAACACTACCAATTTAGGACGAATAAATACCCTACAACCATTGACTTGATTGAGCATCTAAAAAAAGCAACTCCTACTGAACTGCAATATTTGATAACTGATTTTTTTGAAACCGTCACCTTCTATGAGAACAAAATTAAGGATGTCCAAATTGTTTCCATTGCAGGGAATGTATTTGAAGCCGTCATTGATTTTGAAGTTAGAAAATACAGAGGTGACGAGGAAGAAACTTTTATTCCATTGAATGATTTTATTGAAATTGGATGTTATAATGCTGACGGTGTATTGTTTGCAGTAGAAAAGATCAAAGTCACATCTCCCTCCAGCAAACACACTCTTGTATTGAATCAAAACCCGAGTAAAGTCATGTTAGACCCAAATTATTTGGTGATGGATAAAAATATGAAGGACAACGAGTGGAAAATAGACTAA